AGTATTACATTTTTCCCCCGTAGTGCGTACCGAAAATTAAATTCAATTTGAACGTTTAAATATTTCAACACAATAACTAAGGCTAACCCAATCCAAACTTGAGTCGGTGTTAATTCCGTCACCTTATTAAGCAGTGGAATTCCAATAATATAAACAACTGAAACGGTTAAAATTTGAGACCAAAATGTCCAATTCAGTGCTTTTTTAAAGTAATTCTCCATTTCCAATTCTAAAGGTAACAAATACACCTGATCAGGCTCACGAAGCAATGTGACAGGGCGACTAAAACCTAAAATTAGCCCAACAATGATTGCAATTAACCATTCAGCAGGAAATTGATCTTCAACGATTTTTAGCCATTCACTATATTGATATCCAACTGCCCCTATGACAAATACCATCACTAAAGCCAAATGCCCAGTAAAAACAAAGCGCATATATTTTTGGACTTCATTGAGGTAATATTGAAACCTTTTCGCCCAAACATGTGACAAACTATTCATTGTCTTGCTCCTTTGTCATGGCAATGTATAAATCATCCAATGTAGCATTTGGCATTTGAAAGGCATTCCTTAAATCATCCATCGTTCCTTGTGCACGAACTCTACCTTCATGAAGTAATATAATGCGATCACAATGTTTTTCAGCTGTCGATAAAATGTGCGTGGACATTAGTATAGATGAGCCTTCTTTTTTCTTGATATCCATTTGATCCAGCAAAGATTGTATCCCTAATGGGTCAAGTCCAACAAATGGTTCATCAATAATATAAAGCAGCGGCTCTACTAAAAATGCACACATAATCATTACCTTTTGTCTCATCCCTTTTGAAAAATGAGATGGGAACCAATTAAGACGCTTTTCCATTCGAAACTCTTTTAATAATTGCTCAGAACGTTCCTTCATCGTCTTTTCATCTATACCATAAGCCATTGCTGTTAATTCTAAATGTTCCTTTAACGTTAGCTCATCATATAAAACCGGGGTTTCTGGAATATATGAAAATGATGAACGATAGGTTTCAATATCATCCTTTAAAGAAATGCCGTTGATTTTAATATGACCTTTTTGTGGAATTAATGTTCCAATAATATGTTTAATTGTGGTACTTTTTCCAGCACCATTCAACCCTATCAGTCCTACCAATTCCCCTTGTTTAATGGTAAAAGATAAGTTATTAATTACTGGTTTTCGAGTATAGCCACCTGTTACATCTGTTAATTCTAGCAATGCCATTTTTTTCACTCCTATCCTTATATTTAGTTTAACAAAAAATGTGAATGTAATCAGTTAACATATGCTAAACTTATAATTATTACTAAAACTTGTCATGAGAGGATGTTTTATATGTCTGATTGCATTTTCTGTAAAATAATTGATGGTTCAATACCAAGCACAAAAGTTTATGAGGATGACCATGTTGTTGCTTTCATGGACGTTTCACCACTTACTAAAGGTCATACACTTTTGATCCCAAAACAACATGTAAAAGACATCTTTGAAATGCCTGAAGATGTTGCGAGAAATTTATATGCCGTTGCTCCTAAAATTGCTGGTGCAATAAAATCAGCATTTAATCCTGTTGGCATGAATACGTTAAATAATAACGGAGCTTTTGCAGGTCAAACTGTCTTCCATTATCATTTACATTTTATTCCTCGCTACGATGAAACAGATGGTTTAAAAATGAAATGGGAAACAAAACAAAGTGAATTTACTTTCGATGTCCTAGGTACAGTCGCAGAAAAAATTAAAGAAAATTTAAATATCTAATTTAAAAAATAGAAATTTATCTATACTATTCTATTAAATTAGGTTGCAAAATATTTATATAACAATTAAAATCATGAATAACTATATTTCGCTAACGGTTACGAGAACACGTTAGGAAATGTAAGACAGGCAAATAGCTTAGAATAGCTTAGAGGAGAGAGAAAAATGAATACAAAGAATCTTGTTTTAATGGCATTACTCGTTGGTGTGGGGACTGTGTTGTACTTAGTGATTCCAGGTTATGGCGAAGGTATGAAACCAGACTTTATGTTAACAATGATGTTTATCGGCATCTTGTTATTCCCAACATTTAAAGAGACTTTCTTATTATCAATTGCTACTGGTGTATTATCTGGTTTATTTTCAACATTCCCTGGTGGATTTGTTCCAAATATTATCGATAAATTCATTACCGGTATTGTATTTTTCGCAATTGTACTGTTATTAAAACACTTTGCACAAAA
Above is a genomic segment from Lysinibacillus sp. PLM2 containing:
- the trpP gene encoding putative tryptophan transport protein, which translates into the protein MNTKNLVLMALLVGVGTVLYLVIPGYGEGMKPDFMLTMMFIGILLFPTFKETFLLSIATGVLSGLFSTFPGGFVPNIIDKFITGIVFFAIVLLLKHFAQNIVVGTIIVALGTLLSGTIFLTAALLIAKLPAAFGILFVGVVLPAIGLNALAFIVIYPIITNILKRSKFITAASQV
- the hit gene encoding protein hit, whose product is MSDCIFCKIIDGSIPSTKVYEDDHVVAFMDVSPLTKGHTLLIPKQHVKDIFEMPEDVARNLYAVAPKIAGAIKSAFNPVGMNTLNNNGAFAGQTVFHYHLHFIPRYDETDGLKMKWETKQSEFTFDVLGTVAEKIKENLNI
- a CDS encoding ABC transporter ATP-binding protein; amino-acid sequence: MALLELTDVTGGYTRKPVINNLSFTIKQGELVGLIGLNGAGKSTTIKHIIGTLIPQKGHIKINGISLKDDIETYRSSFSYIPETPVLYDELTLKEHLELTAMAYGIDEKTMKERSEQLLKEFRMEKRLNWFPSHFSKGMRQKVMIMCAFLVEPLLYIIDEPFVGLDPLGIQSLLDQMDIKKKEGSSILMSTHILSTAEKHCDRIILLHEGRVRAQGTMDDLRNAFQMPNATLDDLYIAMTKEQDNE